Proteins co-encoded in one Papaver somniferum cultivar HN1 chromosome 5, ASM357369v1, whole genome shotgun sequence genomic window:
- the LOC113283145 gene encoding F-box/kelch-repeat protein OR23-like isoform X2 codes for MSSSSSSSSSTNSSSSSSTVNSNYSMQTLIPGLPNDISTLIISFVPYSHHSRLKPVSKSWKHFLSSKKTIITLRNNHFKSSNLLCIFPQDPSISPPYLFDFQNRSWCPLPPMPCNPHAYGLSNFISISLGHHIYVLGGSVFDTRSYPMDTPTPSSSVFRLDVCNNFNTWEKLAPMISPRGSFACIGNPKCGQILVAGGGSRHPMFNAAGSRLNSVECYSVEKDEWIALDGLPRFRAGCVGFLVGKGEEMEFWVTGGYGESRTVSGVFHVDEYYRDGVILELKNGGKWKEIGDMWGEGERRKLGSVVVLDDGGNRDMPVVYMLDGYDIFSIMPSSSSAEYFYNIT; via the exons atgtcttcttcatcatcatcatcgtcatccactaattcttcttcatcatcatcgacTGTAAATTCAAACTATTcaatgcaaaccctaattccaggTTTACCAAATGATATTTCAACCTTAATCATATCATTCGTACCTTACTCTCATCATTCTCGTTTAAAACCAGTTTCAAAATCATGGAAACATTTCCTCTCGTCAAAAAAAACCATAATCACACTTCGCAACAATCATTTCAAATCATCAAATCTTCTTTGTATTTTCCCACAAGATCCTTCAATTTCTCCTCCATATCTCTTTGATTTTCAGAATCGGTCTTGGTGTCCTCTTCCTCCTATGCCTTGTAATCCTCATGCATATGGTCTTTCGAATTTCATTTCAATCTCGTTAGGGCATCATATATATGTACTTGGTGGATCAGTATTTGATACTAGATCGTATCCGATGGATACACCAACACCGTCTTCTTCTGTGTTTCGTTTAGATGTTTGCAACAATTTTAATACGTGGGAGAAATTAGCACCTATGATTTCTCCGAGAGGTAGTTTTGCTTGTATTGGGAACCCTAAGTGTGGTCAAATTCTGGTTGCTGGTGGTGGTTCAAGACATCCTATGTTTAATGCTGCTGGGAGTAGGTTGAATTCAGTCGAGTGTTATAGTGTTGAGAAAGATGAGTGGATTGCTTTAGATGGATTACCTAGATTTCGTGCTGGATGTGTTGGTTTTTTGGTGGGAAAGGGGGAAGAAATGGAGTTTTGGGTTACGGGTGGATATGGTGAATCTAGAACTGTATCTGGAGTTTTTCATGTGGATGAATATTATAGAGATGGAGTAATCTTAGAATTGAAGAATGGTGGGAAATGGAAGGAGATTGGGGATATGTGGGGAGAAGGGGAGAGGAGGAAACTTGGAAGTGTTGTTGTCCTGGATGATGGTGGAAATAGGGATATGCCAGTGGTATATATGCTTGATGGATATGACATTTTCAG CATCATGCCATCATCCAGTTCTGCTGAGTACTTTTACAATATAACATGA
- the LOC113283145 gene encoding F-box/kelch-repeat protein OR23-like isoform X1 has translation MSSSSSSSSSTNSSSSSSTVNSNYSMQTLIPGLPNDISTLIISFVPYSHHSRLKPVSKSWKHFLSSKKTIITLRNNHFKSSNLLCIFPQDPSISPPYLFDFQNRSWCPLPPMPCNPHAYGLSNFISISLGHHIYVLGGSVFDTRSYPMDTPTPSSSVFRLDVCNNFNTWEKLAPMISPRGSFACIGNPKCGQILVAGGGSRHPMFNAAGSRLNSVECYSVEKDEWIALDGLPRFRAGCVGFLVGKGEEMEFWVTGGYGESRTVSGVFHVDEYYRDGVILELKNGGKWKEIGDMWGEGERRKLGSVVVLDDGGNRDMPVVYMLDGYDIFRYDSSANRWVKESSVPRKSRIDSSLGFGFVALDGELHVMSSLKSMVPAVNRRQRYHKKCATLFIQTYSPKRRAWRSLTTKTPFQSPLDFNTAVMCEIQL, from the exons atgtcttcttcatcatcatcatcgtcatccactaattcttcttcatcatcatcgacTGTAAATTCAAACTATTcaatgcaaaccctaattccaggTTTACCAAATGATATTTCAACCTTAATCATATCATTCGTACCTTACTCTCATCATTCTCGTTTAAAACCAGTTTCAAAATCATGGAAACATTTCCTCTCGTCAAAAAAAACCATAATCACACTTCGCAACAATCATTTCAAATCATCAAATCTTCTTTGTATTTTCCCACAAGATCCTTCAATTTCTCCTCCATATCTCTTTGATTTTCAGAATCGGTCTTGGTGTCCTCTTCCTCCTATGCCTTGTAATCCTCATGCATATGGTCTTTCGAATTTCATTTCAATCTCGTTAGGGCATCATATATATGTACTTGGTGGATCAGTATTTGATACTAGATCGTATCCGATGGATACACCAACACCGTCTTCTTCTGTGTTTCGTTTAGATGTTTGCAACAATTTTAATACGTGGGAGAAATTAGCACCTATGATTTCTCCGAGAGGTAGTTTTGCTTGTATTGGGAACCCTAAGTGTGGTCAAATTCTGGTTGCTGGTGGTGGTTCAAGACATCCTATGTTTAATGCTGCTGGGAGTAGGTTGAATTCAGTCGAGTGTTATAGTGTTGAGAAAGATGAGTGGATTGCTTTAGATGGATTACCTAGATTTCGTGCTGGATGTGTTGGTTTTTTGGTGGGAAAGGGGGAAGAAATGGAGTTTTGGGTTACGGGTGGATATGGTGAATCTAGAACTGTATCTGGAGTTTTTCATGTGGATGAATATTATAGAGATGGAGTAATCTTAGAATTGAAGAATGGTGGGAAATGGAAGGAGATTGGGGATATGTGGGGAGAAGGGGAGAGGAGGAAACTTGGAAGTGTTGTTGTCCTGGATGATGGTGGAAATAGGGATATGCCAGTGGTATATATGCTTGATGGATATGACATTTTCAG atatgatagttctgcaaATAGATGGGTGAAAGAGTCGAGCGTACCAAGGAAATCCCGGATTGACTCATCTTTGGGATTTGGATTTGTTGCATTAGATGGAGAACTGCATGTTATGTCCTCATTGAAGTCAATGGTACCCGCAGTAAACAGAAGGCAGCGTTACCACAAGAAATGTGCTACGCTTTTCATTCAAACTTACAGCCCTAAGAGGAGAGCCTGGAGATCTCTGACAACGAAGACACCTTTCCAATCCCCCTTGGACTTTAATACAGCAGTAATGTGTGAAATCCAACTCTAG